GACCTGACGCGACGAACGGCCGCTCGCGATCACCATGTGATCGGCGATGCTGCTCTTGCCTTCCAGCGGGATGGAGATGGTTTCCTGTGCCTGGTCGTCGTCGAGCGACTGCATGACAAGGGCGTGCAGGGCGGCCACGCTATCGGCGGCGGGCGCCGTATCGTTGGCAGGGGCGAGGTTAGTCAATTAAACTCCAATCTAGACGATCAACCGGCGCGTGAGCGGATCGCGCACACACGTTGCTTCATATTCGCGATGCCAGAGGGGGTCCGCCTGCCGCAGCAGGGTTGCCGATCTTGGATCAGGGCGAAAGCGCAATAGCACGAGCGCCGGTGGTCTCCAATTCGTCCAATCTGCACTCTGGCGCGCGGACCGGACGAAGCGCCGCAGCCAGCTCATGGCCGTAGAGCCACGGGCAACGTCATCATAGCCCGGACGGGCGATAACGGCAATGGGTATCTGTCGGGCAATGCCGCGCCAGTCCTTCCACCGGGCGAACTGGGCCAGATTGTCAGCGCCCATCAGCCATATGAAGCGGTGACGGGGATAGCGTTGGCGCAGCGCATGGAGCGTATCGGCGGTGTAGCGTGTGCGCAGTTGACGCTCGATCGCAGTGGCGCGAATCGGGGCGCGGCGGGCGATCTTGCGCGCGCGGGCAAGGCGGGTGGGGAGCGGCGCCATGCCCTTGGCGGGCTTCAGCGGGTTGCCGGGCGAAACCAGCCACCACACTTCATCCAGCCCTAACGCCTTGCACGCGAACAGCGAAATGGTGCGATGCCCGCCATGTGCCGGGTTGAAGGAGCCGCCGAGCACGCCGATCTTTTTCATGGGATATGCCATGCCAGCGCCCGGAAGGGGCGGCAATGGGTTTGGCAGATACTTGATGTCGCGAAATAGGAAATGGGCTGTTTAACTCCGCATGTTCCGACCGATCGAATGGGATCTGGCCCCTTTTGCGGTCGGTCTTGGGATGCGACCGCGCGATGGGAATGGGGGCCGGCCCTTGGCATCGGTGTCCTGGCACGATAGCCCCACCGCCATGACCGTTCCCGCCCATCCGCGCCGCACCGCCGCCATCGCCTTCATCCTGGTGACGGCGTTGCTCGACGTCATGTCGATGGGCATCGTCATTCCGGTGTTGCCGCAGCTGATCGAAGCGCTGTCCGGCTCCAGTACCAGCGCGGGCCTGTGGAACGGTCTCTTCGTGGCGCTGTGGGCGGCGATGCAGTTTCTCTGCTCGCCGGTGATCGGTTCGCTGTCCGACCGGTTCGGGCGGCGGCCGGTAATCCTGATCTCGGTCGCGGGGCTGACGCTCGACTATATCCTGATGGCGCTGGCGCCCAATCTCTGGTGGCTGGCGCTGGGACGGATGCTGGCCGGGGTCACCTCGTCCAGCTTCACCTCCACCTTCGCCTATATGGCCGACATCACCCCGCCCGAAGGACGCGCGCGCGGCTATGGCCTGATCGGCGCGGCGTTCAGCGCCGGCTTCGTCGCCGGACCGCTGCTGGGCGGCGTGCTGGGCGAAATTTCGCACCGTGCGCCCTTCTGGGCAGCGGCTGGCCTGTCCGGCCTCGCCTTCCTATACGGCCTCATCGTGCTGCCTGAATCGCTGCCGGTGGACAAGCGCATGGCCTTCAGCTGGCGCCGCGCCAATCCGTTCGGTGCATTGCAACTGCTGCGCTCCCACCCCGAGCTGTCGAGCCTGGCGGTCGTCAATTTCCTCCTCTATTTCGCCCATCATCTCTTCTCGGCCGTGTTCGTCCTCTATGCTGGCGACCGTTATGGCTGGGGGGCGTGGCAGGTCGGCACCCTGCTGGCGCTGGTCGGGCTGATGGACATGGGGGTGCAGGGGCTTCTGGTCGGTCCGGTGGTGAAGCGGTTGGGCGATCGTACCACGATGGTCGTGGGCTTAAGCTTTGGCGCGGTCGGCATTGCTGCCATGGGCCTGGCGCCCACCGGCTGGCTATTCGTCGCCGCCATGTTCCCCAATGCGCTCTGGGGCCTGGCCATGCCGACCATCCAGTCGCTGATGACCCAGCGGGTGTCGGAAAGCGAGCAGGGCCAGTTGCAGGGCGCCAACAACAGCGTTGGCGCGATCGCCGGTATCGTCTCGCCACTCTTCTTTGGCGCCATCTATTCCGCCTCGGTCGGCGCCCGGCCGATCCTGCCCTTCATCGGCAGTGCTTTCCTGATTGCGGCGCTGGTGCTGGCTGGCGCCGCGCTGCTTGGCCGGGCGGCTGCGCACATGACGGCCTCGCCCTCTCCTGCCTGAGCGGGGAAAACTGGACATATCGGGGCGGGGCGACTAACCGGGCGCGAATCCCTTCCACCGCTCGATATAAAGGCGATTCGATGACGCTGCCCCTTCAGGATTCCATCCTTATCGTGGACTTCGGCAGCCAGGTGACCCAGCTCATCGCCCGGCGCGTCCGCGAAGCCGGCGTCTATTCCGAGATCGCCCCCTTCACCCAGGCCCAGGCCGCGTTCGACCGGATGAAGCCCAAGGGCATCATCCTCTCCGGTTCGCCCGCCGGCGTGCCGGAGGAAGGCAGCCCGCGTGCGCCACAGGCGCTGTTCGACGCCGGTGTGCCGATCCTGGGCATCTGCTACGGCCAGCAGGTGATGAGCCATCAGCTCGGCGGCGAAGTGCGCCCCGGTCACGAGACCGGCGAAGGCGGCGAATTTGGCCGCGCTTTCCTGACCGTGACCGAACCCTGCGCCCTGTTCGACGGGCTGTGGGACGTCGGCGAACGGCATCAGGTGTGGATGAGCCATGGCGACAAGGTCACGAAATTCGCGCCCGGCTTCAAGATCGTGGCGGTGTCGGATGGCGCGCCCTTCGCGGTGATCGCCGACGAGGAACGGAAATTCTACGGCACGCAGTTCCATCCGGAAGTCGTGCATACGCCCGACGGCGGCAAGCTGATCGCCAATTTCGTCCGCCATGTCTGCGGCCTGGCCGGCGACTGGACCATGGCCGAATTCCGCCAGGTCAAGATCGCCGAGATCCGCGAACAGGTCGGCACCGGCCGGGTCATCTGTGGCCTGTCGGGCGGCGTCGATTCCGCCGTGGCAGCGGTCCTGATCCATGAAGCGATCGGCGACCAGCTGACCTGCGTGTTCGTCGACCATGGCCTGATGCGTCTGGGCGAAGCCGAACAGGTGGTCAGCCTGTTCCGCGAACATTATGGCATCAAGCTGGTCCATGTGAACGCGGAAGAGCGCTTCCTTGGCGGCCTTGCCGGCCTCACCGACCCGGAAAAGAAGCGCAAGTTCATCGGCGGCGAATTCATCGCCGTGTTCGAGGAAGAAGCCGCGAAGATCGGCGGCGCCGACTTCCTGGCGCAGGGCACCCTCTATCCCGACGTGATCGAATCGGTCAGCTTCACCGGCGGCCCCTCGGTAACGATCAAGTCGCACCATAATGTCGGCGGCCTGCCCGAACGCATGAACATGAAGCTGGTCGAACCCTTACGCGAACTGTTCAAGGACGAAGTGCGCGTGCTGGGCAAGGAACTGGGCCTGCCCGACATCTTCGTCGGCCGCCATCCCTTCCCCGGACCCGGCCTTGCCATCCGCATCCCCGGCGAAGTGACCAAGGAGCGCTGCGACATATTGCGCAAGGCGGACTTCATCTATCTGGAGGAAATCCGCAACGCGGGCCTCTATGACGCGATCTGGCAGGCCTTTGCCGTGCTGTTGCCGGTCCGCACCGTCGGCGTGATGGGCGATTACCGGACCTATGACAGCGTCTGCGCGGTGCGCGCGGTCACCTCGACCGACGGCATGACCGCCGACATCTACCCCTTCGATGCCGCTTTCCTGAGCCGCGTCGCGACCCGCATCATCAACGAGGTCAAGGGCATCAACCGCGTGGTGTATGATTACACCTCGAAGCCCCCCGGCACGATCGAGTGGGAGTAAAGCCGAAATAGCGAATGTCCGGGGGACATTCGCCGGCTTTACTCGGCCGCGCAAGCGGCCGTGGGTATCGAACTCAACCGCCGTCCGGGGGACGGCGATCCGGTTTATTCGGCACCGCAAGGTGCCGCACCGTTTAGACCCAGATGCAGCGGCGCAAGCTGCCGCTTACCGCTCCGCCAGCACCGCCGCCATCTGCGCCACCAGTTCGGCCGTCGGCCCGGCATCGTCCCAGGCATAGAGCGACACGCGCATTGCGGCCTCTTCCCCGAACGGCGCATAGGGTCGCACCGCACGCCCGGCCGCCGCACGCATCGGCACCAGCGACAGGCCCATGCCGGCCTCCACCGCAGTCAGCACGCTGGTGAGGTCGCTGCCGGTGAAGGCGACATGGCAGCGCCGTCTTTCCCGTCCGATCCGGTCGAACATCGCGTCGCGATAGAGGCCGCCCGCGGGAAAGGCGACCAGCGGCAACGGATCGGGCCAGTCGCCCTGCCGGTCGGTACTTTCATACCAGCCGATCGGTTCGGGGAAACTGGCGCGACAATCTGCGCTCGGCGTCGCTTCCTTGACAGCGATGATGTCGAACTCGCCCGCACGATAGCGGCGGGTGAGGTCGCGGCTGAGCCCGGTCGTAACGTCCAGCCGCACGGCGCGATATTGGTCGGAAAGGCGGGCGAAGACGCGCATCATCGCACCGCTGGCAATGTCGTCCGGCAGGCCGATGCGGATCGATGCGCTGCCGGCCGGATCGGCGAGCAGGCTTTCCGCCTCCTGCTGCAGCGACAGGATGCGCCTGGCATGGCCCAGCAGCCGCTCGCCCGCGGCCGTCGGCCGCACCGGCCGCGCCGCCCGATCAACCAGCACATGCCCCACCGCTTGCTCCAGCCGACCCAGCTGCTGGCTGATGGTCGACTGGGTCATGTGCAGCCGCTGCGCCGCGATGGTGAAGCTGCCGCTGTCGGCGATCGCGACGAAGGCCCGGAGCAGGCGCGGATCGAGCATGATACTCCATTTAAATTATGAATGATTGCCATTCATATATGTTGTTTGTCGATGATGCAGCCCCTGCCTATCCTGCGCGCCGCACAAGAACCGGGGATTTCCATGAAGACGCTTCTCGCCGCGCTGCTGGCCGCCACCGCCCTGTTGCCCCTGCCCGCCGCGGCAAAGACCGCGCCGGCCCACGCTGACCTGCTGATCCGCCACGCGACGCTGGTCGATGTCGAGCATGGCCGTCTGGTCCCCGATCAGGCCGTCGCGACCAAGGGCGACCGCATCGTCGCGGTCGGCGACGACGGGACGATCGCCGCCGCCTGGCGCGCGGGCAAGAGCGTCGAGGCCAAGGGCCGCTATCTGATCCCCGGCCTGTGGGACATGCATGTGCATTTCGGCGGCGGGCCGGACCTGGTCGAAGAGAATAAGGCGCTGCTGCCGCTCTATATCGCCAATGGCATCACCACCGTGCGCGATGCGTCGGGCGACCTGCCCTATGATGTGCTGCGCTGGCGCGGCGAGATTGCCGACGGGCGGCTGTTCGGCCCGACCCTGCTGAGTTCCGGTCCCAAGATCGAGGGGATCAAGCCGGTGTGGAAGGGCACGCTGGAAACCGGATCGGAGGCGGATGTCGATCAGGCGATCGCCAAGCTCAAGGAACTGGACGTCAATTTCGTCAAGATCACGGACAGCACCCTGAAGCCCGAGCTGTTCCTCTATGCCGTGCACCAGGCGCGCGGCGCCGGGCTGCGCGCGTCGGGCCATATCCCGATGGCGCTGACCGTCGGCCAGGCGATCGACGCCGGGATCAGTTCGATCGAGCATATCGACTATGCGCACAAGGCGGGCGTGAAGGACGAGGCGCGGATCACCGCCGATTTCGCCGCCGGCAAGATCGACCGGGCACAGGCGAGCGCGCAGCTGGATGCCGGCTTTGACGAGGCCACCGCCATGGCCGCCTATCGCGACATGGCTGCGCGCGGCGTGTTCGTGACGCCCACGCTCAGCATCTCGCGCACCGTCGCCTATCTCGACCAGAACGATCACAGCACCGATCCCGAACTGGCCTATATCGGCCCGCGCCTGCGCAAGACCTATGACTGGCGGATCGAGCGCGCGGCGAAGGCGACGCCCGATCAGATCGCCCAGCGCCACGCCATTTACGAGCATAATGCCGCGATCCTGCCGCTGTTGCAGCAGGCCGGCGTGACGATCATGGCCGGCACCGATGCCGGCTTCCTCAACAGTTTCGACTATCCCGGCTTTGCCCTGCATCAGGAACTGGCGCTCTATGTCGATCGCGGCCTGACCCCGGTCCAGGCGCTGGCCAGCGCCACCCGCGCCGGCCCGGCCTGGTTCGGCCTGCTCGACCGCTATGGCGCGGTGGCGGAGGGCAAGCAGGCGGATATGGTCCTGCTGACCGCCAATCCGCTGGAGGATATCCACGCCACCAAGGCGATCGACGCGGTGATCCTGCGCGGCACGCTGCAGGACCGCGCCCGGCTCGACGCGCTGCTGGCAGAGACGAAGGCGAAGGTCGCCGCCTGGAATGCGGCGGCAACCCGGCCCTGACGGGTCAGCCGCGCATCAGCATGTCGGCCGGCACCGGCAGCATATCGACCTTGCCGGTCGCCACGTCATAGACGGCGGCGACCACCTTCAGCGTGCCGGCCTTCACCTTCTCCTCGATCACCGGTGAGGCGTTGACCAGAGTCGCCGCCTGCACCAGCGCATTGGTGCGGGTGACGATGGCCGCGTCCTTGCTGCGGGCGAGATAGAGGGCGGGCAGGATCGCGGGGAACAGCGCGCTGATCTGGCCCGGTACCTCGGGATTGTCGATCGCCGCCTTCACCGCGCCGCAATTGCTGTGGCCCATGACGACCAGCGCCTTCAGCCCCAGCACCGCCACGCCATATTCCAGGCTGGCAACGATTTCGGGCGTGGTGATGTTGCCGGCGATGCGGGTGACGAACAGCCGGCCGATATATTCGTCGAACAGCATCTCCACCGGCACGCGCGAATCGGCACAGGAGAGGACGCCGACCACCGGCCATTGCCCCTCGGCCGCGCGTGCCTTGATGATCGACAGGTCCTGCAGATGGGCGGTCGGCTTGCCGGCGACGAAACGGGCGTTGCCGGCCATGATCTCGGCCAGGGCGGCGTCCGGCGTCATCGACGCATCCGGGCCGTCGGCGGGCGGGGCCGCTATCGCTCGCGCAGTTGGCAAGGCGGCCATGGCCACCCCGCCCGCCATCGTCATCGCTGTCAGAAAGGCGCGGCGGGACGACGCGCTGCCGTCGTCCTCCTGCGTCCTGTGTAGCTGGTCATACATGCCATCGACGTCCGAACACATGGGTCTGTCTCCCTGTGATGAGGAGGTGCCATGATGCCGGACCCGTTTGCGCACGGCAATGGAAAGACCTGGATCAAGACGCAGAGCCTGATTCACGTCATCGGTAGAAGCGCAAGGCGCTTCCACCTCAAACGATCAGGCTCTAGACCAAACCATCGCCGCCGATCCGATGGAGCCCCGCTTGCCCGACACCCAAATTGGCCATCCCGTCTATCGCGACATGCCGACCACCATCTTCGAGCATATGTCGGCGCGCGCGCGCGAAACCGGTGCGATCAATCTGGGCCAGGGCTTCCCCGAAGGGCCGGGACCGCAGGCGGTGTTGCAGGCGGCGGCGGACGCGCTGCTGACCCGCTCCAGCCAATATCCGCCGATGCCGGGCCTGATCGAATTGCGCACCGCGCTGGCCGATCATTATGCCCGGCGTCAGGGCCTGGACCTCAGCCCGCTGGAAATCATCGTCACATCGGGCGCGACCGAGGCGATCGCCGCCAGCCTGCTGGCGCTGGTGCGGCCAGGGGACGAGGTGCTGATGCTGGCGCCGCTCTATGACGCCTATCTGCCGCTGGTCGAACGGGCGGGCGGCGTGGCCAGGGTGGTGAAGCTGACCCCGCCCGACTGGCGCGTCACCCGCGACGCGCTGGAAGCGGCGATCACACCCCGGACCCGCATCCTGCTGATGAACAATCCGGTCAATCCGACCGGCATCGTGCTGCGCGAGGAAGAACTGGCGCTGCTGGCCGACCTGTGTGTCAGCCATGACCTGATCGCGCTGTGCGACGAGGTATGGGAGGAGACCGTCTATGACGGCGTGCCGCATCGCCCGCTGATCGGCTTTCCCGGCATGCGCGAGCGTACGGTCAAGATCGGGTCGGCGGGCAAGATCTTCTCCGTCACCGGCTGGAAGGTCGGCTGGATGTGCGCCGCGCCGCCGATCGCCACCCTGCTCGCCCGCGCGCACCAGTTCCTGACCTTCACCACCCCGCCCAACCTGCAATGGGCGGTGGCGCAGGGGCTGGGCTGGCCCGAAGATTGGCTGAACGACCAGCGCGCCGCCTATCAGGCGTCGCGCGATCGGCTGGCGGCGGGGCTGAGCCAGGCGGGCTATGTCGTGCAGCCGAGCGGCGCCACCTGGTTCCTGTCAATCGACCTGCCCGCGTCCGGCATCGCGATGGACGATGTGAGCTTCTGCAACCGGATCATCGACGAAGCCGGGGTGGCGGCGATCCCGATCTCCGCCTTCTACCCCGACGATCCGGTCACCCATCTGGTCCGCCTGTGCTTCTCCAAGTCGGACGCGACGCTGGATCAGGCGATCGAGCGGCTCGCCGCCTTTCGCGCCAGCCTGGACTGACGCAGGATCGCCGCGCCCAGGATCAGCATGAGGATCAGCACAAGGCCTTGTGCGGCCAGGAAGGGCGGCTCGCTGCCGGTCGGTGCGAGCCGATTGAGGGCCGGCACCTTGAGGAAGCCCTGCACGACAGCCACGAACAGGTTGAGCCACAGGGCGATGGTCGCCGTGACCGCATAGACGCCCCGCGTCCGGCCCCGCAGGCCAAGGCCGTAAAAGGCAACGAAGGCGATAATCAGCACCAGCGTCGAGAGGGTGCCGACGCCGATCGCCGGGGTGAAGCCGCGAAAGGGAAAGAGGAAGCCGGTGAGGCTGGTGAGCAGAGTCGTCACCAGGAACAGGCCCTGCACTTTTGGCAGGACATGCCCCTTGGCCATGGCCGGCAGGGCAACAAGGCCGCTGGCGATGCCGATCAGGCTGATCGCGACATGCAGGGCGATGAAGGCGGGAATGGAAAGACCGAGGATCATGATTTTTCTCCTAGTTTCCAAAAATCCGTTCGGCTCTCGACACGCTCGAACCGAACGGGGGTAGGTTCACACCCGATAACGGGGCGCCGCATCCTTGAGCGACAGGTTGGGCCGAAGCGCGGCCCGCGCGTCGAGATAGGCGTCGAGATCGGCCCGGTCCGGCAGGGCGGGGATGGTGATCGCCTCGCCCATGTCGAGCCCGGCCAACGCCGCGTCGACCATCACCTCGACATCCATCACCATATGCGGCGGCAGGCTGGCAATCTGTTCCGCCGTCCAGATGGCGGTGCGGGTGATGCCGGGCAGCACCGCCTGCACCTTCACGCCCTTGCTGCCCAGTTCGACCTGCAGCGCCTCGGTAAAGGCCAGCACATAGGCCTTGGTCGCGGGATAGACGGCGGTGAAGCCGTCCGGCATCAGCGCCGTGACCGATGTGATGTTGACCAGCGTGCCTGCACCCTTGGCCGCCAGCCGCGGGGCGATCGCACGGGACAGCCGCGTCACCGCCAGGATGTTGAGGTCGATGAGGCCGGTGAGATAGGCCGGGTCGGTCTCGACAAAGGCCTGCTCCCCGGCGATGCCGGCATTGTTGACGAGGCCGGTGATCGCGTCATCGTCGCGCAGCCGCGCCTCGACCCGCGCCAGATCATCGGCTTTGGCGAGGTCAGCGGAGATCACTTCCACGCTGACGCCGCTGTCGGCGCGCAAGCTGGCGGCCAGCGCCTCCAGCTTGTCGGCGCGACGGGCGACCAGGATCAGATTGGCGCCGCGCCTGGCGAAACGATCGGCATAGACCGCGCCGATACCGTCCGACGCGCCGGTGATGAGAATGGTGTCTTTGGTCATGGGATGTCTCCTTTGAAAGACTATTTTCCCGTTCGGGCTGAGCGAAGTCGAAGCCCTTGCCTGAGCGAGGCGAAGGCACCTCGCTCCGCTCGGTGGAACCCTTCGACTTCGCTCAGGGCGAACGGTATCTGTGTCAGCCGTTGATGAAATCGAGCAGGTCGGCGTTGAACCGGTCCTGGTGAGTCTGCGTCAGCCCATGGTCGGCGCCTTCATACACGATCAGCACCGCATCCGTAATGATCTTCACCGTCGACAGGGCTGCCGCGCCGATCGGCACGATCTGGTCGTCATCGCCATGCAGGACCAGAGTAGGCACATCGACCTTCGCCAGGTCGGCATGGAAATCGCTTTCGGAAAAGGCGCGGATCGAGTCGAGCTGGCCCTTGAGGCCACCCATCATCCCCTGCCGCCAGAATTCGTCGCGAATGCCCTGGGAGATGACCGCGCCGTCCCGGTTATAGCCGTAGAAGGGCGTGGTCAGATCCTTGAAGAACTGGCTGCGATTGTCGAACGTGCCCTTGCGGATGCCGTCGAACACATCGATCGGCAGGCCGCCCGGATTGGCTTCGGTCTTCAGCATCAGCGGCGGCACCGCGCCGATCAGCGCCAGCTTGGCGACCCGGCTGGTGCCATGGCGGCCAATATAGCGGGTGACTTCGCCGCCGCCGGTCGAATGGCCGACCAGGATGACGTCGGACAGATCCAGCGCCGTGATCAGGTCGGCCAGATCGTCGGCATATTGGTCCATATTGTTATTGTCCCACACCTGGTCCGACCGGCCATGGCTGCGGCGATCATGGGCGATGGTGCGAAAGCCCTGATTGGCGAAATAGACCATCTGCGCGTCCCAGGCGTCGGCGCTGAGCGGCCAGCCATGGGAGAAGAGGATCGGCTGGCCGTCGCGCGGTCCCCAATCCTTGTAGAAGATGCGGGTGCCGTCCTTGGTGGTGACAAAATTGCTCATGTGAAATTCCCTTCTCGTTGCAGAGAGGGCGTCCCTCACGCCCTGTGCTTGCAGAATTAGGGGCAATGGCGGACAAGCGGGATTGGCGGTTCCGACATTAAGCGGGCCGATTCCGACAAAGGATCAGGAGATGGGCGACACCAGCCTTCCGCGCGCCGAGGTGGGCATATTGCTCTACCGCAACTGCCAGCAGGCGATGGTCCATGGCATGACCGACCTGATCGCCATTGCCGGCCAGTTTTCGGTCGAGCATGGCGGCCCGCTGGTGCGCGTCAGCCATTGGCAGATGGGCGATGACGGCTGCTTTGCCCGCAGCCATGACACGCATGAAGGATTGAGCGGCACGCCCGACATCTGGCTGGTCCCCGGCCGCCTGACCGGCGTGCCCGAGGCGGACGAAGCCGCGCCCTATGCCCGCTGGCTGCTCGATCGCCATGCCGCCGGCGCCACCCTTGCCTCCAATTGCGGCGGCGCCTTCCTGCTGGCGGCGACCGGCCTGCTCGACGGCCGCCCAGCGACGACCCACTGGTGGTTCGCCGACGCCTTCCGCACCCGCTTCCCCGCCGTGAAGCTCGATTGCGACCGGATCGTCATCGACGATGGCGACATCATCACCGCTGGCGGGCTGATGGCCTGGACCGACCTTGGCATGCGGCTGGTCGACCGGCTGCTCGGCCCGACGGTGATGCTCGACACCGCCAAATTCCTGCTGATCGACACGGCCGGGCGCGAACAGAAGCATTTCGCCCGCTTCCTGCCGCGCCTGACTCATGGCGACGAGCCGATCCTGAAGGTCCAGCACTGGCTCGCCGCGCGGGAGGCGAAGGCGGTCAGCGTCACCGAGATGGCGGCGCAGGCCACGCTGGAGGAGCGCACCTTCCAGCGCCGGTTCAAGGCGGCGACCGCCATGACCCCGATCGAATATGTCCAGCATCTGCGCGTTGCGCGGGCGCGCGAGCATCTGGAATTTACCCGGCGCACGATCGACCAGATCGCCTGGAGCGTCGGCTATGAGGATGCGGCGGCCTTCCGCAAGCTGTTCCACCGCCTGGTCGGCCTGTCGCCCGGCGACTATCGCGCCCGCTTTGCCGCGCCCAGCGCACAGGCGGCATGACGGCACGCACAAGGAAGCTTCTTGCGGCCGCCTCCTTCGCCCGCTAAGTTCCCGTTTCGTTCCCAAAAAGGATAGTTATGGACAGCCTCGCCGCCCTTCTCATTCCCGTCGCGCTGCTGATCGGCCTGGCCGTCGGCTGGCTGCTCAAGGGCAAGGCGCTGGCGCCGCTGACCGCCGAAAAGGCCGATCTGGCCGGCAAGCTCGACATCGCCACCGCCCAGCGCAACGGCGCGATCGCCGAATTGGCGGTGGAGAAGGAACGGGTCGCGCAGGGCATGAGCCAGCTCGCCCGGCTCGAATCCGCGCAGGCCGCGTCCGAACAGCGGATCGAGGCGCTGCAGGCCGCCGCCAGCCAGCGCATCGAGGCGATCCAGACCGAGCGCGAGGCTGCATTGCGTGACCTCGCCGCGCTCCAGTCCGACATCCACGCCCGCACCCAGGCGTTCGAGCAGCAGATCGCCGCGCTCAAGGATGCCAAGGAACAGCTTTCCGCCCAGTTCAGCGAGATTGGCGGCAAATTGCTCGAATCCGCCCAGACCCAGTTCCTGACCCGCGCCGACCAGCGCTTCGCCCAGGCGAGCGAGAAGAGCGAAGCGCAATTGAAGACGCTTCTCAATCCGGTCGAAACGACGCTCAAGCGTTATGAGGAGGGCCTCGCCCGCGTCGAGAAGGACCGGGTCGGCAGCTATGCCGAACTGCGCGAGGCGGTGCAGCAGGTCCATCTCGGCCAGGGCCAGGTGCGCGAGGAAACCGCCAAGCTGGTCAACGCCCTGCGCGCCGCACCCAAGACGCGCGGTCGCTGGGGCGAGCAGCAGTTCAAGAATCTCATCGAAACCGCCGGC
The sequence above is drawn from the Sphingobium sp. AP49 genome and encodes:
- the guaA gene encoding glutamine-hydrolyzing GMP synthase is translated as MTLPLQDSILIVDFGSQVTQLIARRVREAGVYSEIAPFTQAQAAFDRMKPKGIILSGSPAGVPEEGSPRAPQALFDAGVPILGICYGQQVMSHQLGGEVRPGHETGEGGEFGRAFLTVTEPCALFDGLWDVGERHQVWMSHGDKVTKFAPGFKIVAVSDGAPFAVIADEERKFYGTQFHPEVVHTPDGGKLIANFVRHVCGLAGDWTMAEFRQVKIAEIREQVGTGRVICGLSGGVDSAVAAVLIHEAIGDQLTCVFVDHGLMRLGEAEQVVSLFREHYGIKLVHVNAEERFLGGLAGLTDPEKKRKFIGGEFIAVFEEEAAKIGGADFLAQGTLYPDVIESVSFTGGPSVTIKSHHNVGGLPERMNMKLVEPLRELFKDEVRVLGKELGLPDIFVGRHPFPGPGLAIRIPGEVTKERCDILRKADFIYLEEIRNAGLYDAIWQAFAVLLPVRTVGVMGDYRTYDSVCAVRAVTSTDGMTADIYPFDAAFLSRVATRIINEVKGINRVVYDYTSKPPGTIEWE
- a CDS encoding LysR family transcriptional regulator — translated: MLDPRLLRAFVAIADSGSFTIAAQRLHMTQSTISQQLGRLEQAVGHVLVDRAARPVRPTAAGERLLGHARRILSLQQEAESLLADPAGSASIRIGLPDDIASGAMMRVFARLSDQYRAVRLDVTTGLSRDLTRRYRAGEFDIIAVKEATPSADCRASFPEPIGWYESTDRQGDWPDPLPLVAFPAGGLYRDAMFDRIGRERRRCHVAFTGSDLTSVLTAVEAGMGLSLVPMRAAAGRAVRPYAPFGEEAAMRVSLYAWDDAGPTAELVAQMAAVLAER
- a CDS encoding amidohydrolase family protein, with product MKTLLAALLAATALLPLPAAAKTAPAHADLLIRHATLVDVEHGRLVPDQAVATKGDRIVAVGDDGTIAAAWRAGKSVEAKGRYLIPGLWDMHVHFGGGPDLVEENKALLPLYIANGITTVRDASGDLPYDVLRWRGEIADGRLFGPTLLSSGPKIEGIKPVWKGTLETGSEADVDQAIAKLKELDVNFVKITDSTLKPELFLYAVHQARGAGLRASGHIPMALTVGQAIDAGISSIEHIDYAHKAGVKDEARITADFAAGKIDRAQASAQLDAGFDEATAMAAYRDMAARGVFVTPTLSISRTVAYLDQNDHSTDPELAYIGPRLRKTYDWRIERAAKATPDQIAQRHAIYEHNAAILPLLQQAGVTIMAGTDAGFLNSFDYPGFALHQELALYVDRGLTPVQALASATRAGPAWFGLLDRYGAVAEGKQADMVLLTANPLEDIHATKAIDAVILRGTLQDRARLDALLAETKAKVAAWNAAATRP
- a CDS encoding aminotransferase, with product MEPRLPDTQIGHPVYRDMPTTIFEHMSARARETGAINLGQGFPEGPGPQAVLQAAADALLTRSSQYPPMPGLIELRTALADHYARRQGLDLSPLEIIVTSGATEAIAASLLALVRPGDEVLMLAPLYDAYLPLVERAGGVARVVKLTPPDWRVTRDALEAAITPRTRILLMNNPVNPTGIVLREEELALLADLCVSHDLIALCDEVWEETVYDGVPHRPLIGFPGMRERTVKIGSAGKIFSVTGWKVGWMCAAPPIATLLARAHQFLTFTTPPNLQWAVAQGLGWPEDWLNDQRAAYQASRDRLAAGLSQAGYVVQPSGATWFLSIDLPASGIAMDDVSFCNRIIDEAGVAAIPISAFYPDDPVTHLVRLCFSKSDATLDQAIERLAAFRASLD
- a CDS encoding tetracycline resistance MFS efflux pump; this translates as MTVPAHPRRTAAIAFILVTALLDVMSMGIVIPVLPQLIEALSGSSTSAGLWNGLFVALWAAMQFLCSPVIGSLSDRFGRRPVILISVAGLTLDYILMALAPNLWWLALGRMLAGVTSSSFTSTFAYMADITPPEGRARGYGLIGAAFSAGFVAGPLLGGVLGEISHRAPFWAAAGLSGLAFLYGLIVLPESLPVDKRMAFSWRRANPFGALQLLRSHPELSSLAVVNFLLYFAHHLFSAVFVLYAGDRYGWGAWQVGTLLALVGLMDMGVQGLLVGPVVKRLGDRTTMVVGLSFGAVGIAAMGLAPTGWLFVAAMFPNALWGLAMPTIQSLMTQRVSESEQGQLQGANNSVGAIAGIVSPLFFGAIYSASVGARPILPFIGSAFLIAALVLAGAALLGRAAAHMTASPSPA
- a CDS encoding nicotinate-nucleotide adenylyltransferase, producing the protein MKKIGVLGGSFNPAHGGHRTISLFACKALGLDEVWWLVSPGNPLKPAKGMAPLPTRLARARKIARRAPIRATAIERQLRTRYTADTLHALRQRYPRHRFIWLMGADNLAQFARWKDWRGIARQIPIAVIARPGYDDVARGSTAMSWLRRFVRSARQSADWTNWRPPALVLLRFRPDPRSATLLRQADPLWHREYEATCVRDPLTRRLIV
- a CDS encoding carbonic anhydrase, giving the protein MCSDVDGMYDQLHRTQEDDGSASSRRAFLTAMTMAGGVAMAALPTARAIAAPPADGPDASMTPDAALAEIMAGNARFVAGKPTAHLQDLSIIKARAAEGQWPVVGVLSCADSRVPVEMLFDEYIGRLFVTRIAGNITTPEIVASLEYGVAVLGLKALVVMGHSNCGAVKAAIDNPEVPGQISALFPAILPALYLARSKDAAIVTRTNALVQAATLVNASPVIEEKVKAGTLKVVAAVYDVATGKVDMLPVPADMLMRG